A segment of the Zalophus californianus isolate mZalCal1 chromosome 3, mZalCal1.pri.v2, whole genome shotgun sequence genome:
GGCAGCCCAGACCTGAGGTGCCCGCCCCCACCGTACCCCAAGCACTTGTTGCTCCGGAGTAAGTCAGAGCAGTACGACGTGGACAGCCTGTGTGTGGGCATGGAGCAGAGCCTCCGAGGCGGCCAGGCTGCCGAGCCTTCCGAGAGGAATGACAAGAGCCACAAAAATGCCAAAGGGGAGAAAGTGGGGAAGGATAAAAAGCAGATTCAGACCTCTCCTGTTCCTGTTCGGAAAAACAGCAGAGATGAAGAGAAGAGGGAATCTCGCATCAAGAGCTACTCGCCGTATGCGTTTAAGTTCTTCATGGAGCAGCATGTGGAAAATGTCATAAAAACCTACCAGCAGAAGGTCAACCGGAGGTTGCAGCTGGAACAGGAAATGGCAAAAGTAATTTCTTATTATATTCTTATCATTTAGCCCTGGCTCTTTCCTAAATTGGTAGTGGGAATTACAGcagaattccttttttgtttctgctttatgCACCTTTATTACAAATGATTCGTCTCACAGGACGATGGTGCGGTTATAGGGCGAACACCTtggagaaatgacagatgtttcGGGCTCCCTTGCCACTTCTCCCTGACTCTGAGGGGAGcagtgagcacagagcaggaCGCAGCCAACAGGCAGATTTTCAGATCGATTTTTATGGTGTGTCCTTATTTGTTAACAAAATTTGTCAAGTTTTAGTGACTGgtgtttaaacattttgaaagagtAGAAACAAAGTTTGAGGTTTTATAAATTGATATTGTGggatttataaagaaaaatatatctggtAATGATCTGTTTATCCTTTAAGTCTATAATgagcaaattatatatatatatattttaaagatcttatttatttgtttgcaagagagacagaaagagcacaagcagggggaggggcagaggctagagggagagggacaagcaggctccctgctgagcaagaagcccaatgtggggctcaatcccaggaccccgggatcatgacctgagccaaaggcagacacttaaccaactaagccacccaggcgccccagcaaataatattttcaatgtaCATTAGTTGATACTAATCTGCTAGAGAAGGTATTTCATGAAATGATTTAAATTAAAGTGTTACAGTAAATTTAAATCACACAAAGCCAATCATTTCAAATTCTAAAAACCAAATCTGTGCTCTCCCATTTTCATCGACTTTTCTTTGTTCCCATTTTCCCTGAGCTATTAAATTATTAGATTGTTCTTAGAGTTCCAGGAACTTTGcagtccccccccccttttttttttacaatttttatttatagagGTTTCCTTTAGAGCCTAAAGTCACCTGTTTTGCCTTCCCTTTAGATTCCAGATTTGTGTCTACATAAGCATATAAAGAACAAAACCAGTTGTTGTGTTGCTTATAGAATACTGGACCCATTCAGTGttcttatttctatatattaagtTAGGACCCTTACGTCTCCTGCCCCACCTATTTAATACCACGGGCTCCTCTAACGTgacttccttgtttttcttctccgCAGGCTGGACTCTGTGAAGCTGAGCAGGAACAGATGAGGAAGATCCTCTACCAGAAAGAATCTAATTACAACAGGCTGAAAAGGGCCAAAATGGACAAGTCCATGTTTGTGAAAATCAAAACCCTGGGGATCGGTGCCTTTGGAGAAGTGTGCCTTGCTTGTAAGGTGGACACTCATGCCCTATATGCCATGAAGACCCTGAGGAAGAAGGATGTCCTGAACCGAAATCAGGTGGCCCACGTCAAGGCTGAAAGGGACATCCTGGCTGAGGCGGACAACGAGTGGGTTGTCAAACTCTACTACTCCTTCCAAGACAAGGACAGCCTGTACTTTGTGATGGACTACATCCCAGGGGGGGACATGATGAGCCTTCTGATCCGGATGGAGGTTTTCCCTGAGCACCTGGCCCGGTTCTATATCGCAGAGTTGACTCTGGCCATTGAGAGTGTCCACAAGATGGGCTTCATTCACCGAGACATCAAGCCAGACAACATTTTGATAGATCTTGATGGTCACATCAAACTGACAGACTTTGGCCTCTGCACTGGGTTCAGGTGGACGCACAATTCCAAATACTACCAGAAAGGTATTGTCTCAGACGTGCCATGTCCACCTTCTACATCTAGACAGAACTAAACCATCTAAGGCAACTCTTTCCCATCCGGGTGGCTCCTGATCATTTTGAAATGAtctgttttccattattttataatttggcaTGACATCCTTTTCTCCGTGAAGCAGTACTATgatatgtggaaaaaaaaaaaggttttttttaaattaatggattCAAGTTTTACTATAGTATTTTTAGGACAATAGGCTATGGGGTGTCATGGGACCTTGGTTGGGAACCATCACTCTGCCCTTATAAAATGagccttaaaaaataagtctCACAACCTCCCAAGAGTCCTCTCTTCTAGCTAATGTGAATCTATAGGTATCTCTAAGTACAGGTATAGGTTAACTCCATCTTCTATAGTTTTGCTGGCTATTATGTTACTTATGACTTGGTTTCttgaaattgttattttaatacCATGGCTcgggcttcttcttttttttttttaagtaatctctacacccattgtggggcttgaactcacaacttcgagatcaagagttgcacgttctATTGACTGAGCCTCATGCTTCTGTTTTTTAACTCAAAACTAACCCTAAATCATTTAATCCATTCCCATTTTCTGGCATTAGAGTCACTTtcgtttatattttttaaatcctctcaTGCTTTTCCATGTTGATCTTGAAACATGTCTTGTCAAACTGGTAATAGACTTTGGCCAGAGTGCTATGCCTGATACCCCCACAGTTACCCGAGCTTTTCTCCCTGTGCATCACACTGTCACCCCACACTGCGCCCAGCTCCTGTCATCGCTTTATCCATTGTTCTTAGTGTTTATGTTACCTCATGACTTGAGTCTCAGACCCAGGAATCATGGGCCACCCCTACAGAGCAGTTGGGGAGGATTCTTTCTCATAACATGTCAGGAGCTGAACTGAATTACCTTCCCCTTTGAAGCTGTGGATTTGTTGCATCATTGAATAGTGGAAATacactttgttttttattctcttctttccctgCCCCTGATTCCTGGGTGAAAGGGAGCCACATCAGACAggacagcatggagcccagcgaCCTCTGGGACGACGTATCTAATTGTCGATGTGGAGACAGGCTGAAGACCCTGGAGCAGAGAGCCAGGAAGCAGCACCAGAGGTGTCTGGCACACTCCCTGGTTGGGACCCCAAATTACATTGCGCCAGAAGTGCTCCTCCGAAAAGGTGCGTGCTTCCAGCCACAGCCAGCTGCACGACTGGCAGCCTTCTTGACTTCAAACCTTTGGGGCCAGATGACCTCTCAGAGTCTCTCCAGCTCCAGCTTTCCAAGACTCTGAATGTTCTCATTGTATTTTTGTACTCGTGGAAGCCCGAGAGGAAATTATTTCCCTAACAAACAAGCCTCCAGCATATCTCTCGTCTGTTTTGCAGCTGCCCTTGCTTCTGGGGTGAAAGAGGACACACACACCATTAGACCTGTCTCACTAGCTCCTCCTTTGGCTGGGCTAGATTGGGTATAGGGTGTGGGCTTTCTGTCTAGAACCCAAGAGAATCTCGCCACAACTGGTTTTGACAGAAACAACTCTGAGGGCACAGGGACACTCATCAGTCTGCCTAAGCCATACATGTTCAGGCTCCTAGCTGCTTGCAGCATATCCAGCTGGTTAGGAAGTATGCCAGAACACAAGTATTATTTCCCTCCCGTTCTCTGCTGTTAGTCCAGAAGTGCTGGAAGGTGAGATTTGGGGACAGTGGTATGCATAAAATTACAAGTGTTCAGTAAAATTGGTCTGTGTGGATGTTCTCTCAAATACACATTTGATTGAGTACAAGAGAAACCTTACAGTGAGTGTGGGGCTCATAGCGACAGTGCAATAAATCCAAAGATCGGTGGTCTGTCTTTTCACATGTGTTGTTTCAAGTCTTTCAAGTCTGTTCAGGTCACTTTTCTTTGTTAGCTGTGGAAATTCAAGGCAAATCACTAAACCACTCAGAGCCACAGGCCTAACAGTAACTACCTTGAGAGGTGGTTGTGAATATCGGCCTCGCTGCCCCGGAAAGGTgtcattctctccttcctctcccagtGGGTGGTGGGAGGTGTCTCCAGCACCCTGACATGTGCCACAGTCCCGGAATGAGGGGTTGGAGTTACCCTGCAGCCTCCAGTGCCGGGCCAGGGCGggaggaggtggggtgaggggagaacAGAGCTAGCAAATACTGCTGGCGGGTCTTAAGGCCCAGTTCAGGCTTAGCCAGGATCAGGTGACATCAAGACTGGAGCATGGCTGGGACTGGGCTGCAGAGTTCTGAAggaaaagtgggagaaaataaaaggaaaatggacCTGTTCTACCGCCTCGGTGAGGCTGGCCCTGTCTGACCGAGCCAGAGGGTGCCCTGCCTCAGCTCCTCTATCTTGGGAGCTCCGTGAGCAAGGGCCTGGCTCCATGAGTGTGTCATACTGTGTCTTATTAGACAGTTGTTTCCTTTGCCAAAGGgccccctttcccctcctcttctccatATTCCTCAACTTCTTCCAAAACTGACTTGGCAAGCCTCCCCAGGAAGCCCTCGCTGGCAGGTGTAGCACTTTCTGTTTTCCAGTTAGTCCTATTTTAATTGATGTCTCTGTGTGTTCTTTAAGAACTTAAAATCCTGGTTAGTGGTGTTACTAACAATAACAATAGGCTTTTAAAGTTAGAAAGTCTTATTACAGAAGCATCCTGTGTTTGTCACAGACTAATGGTAGAAAGTAAGAGAATACATGACCACTGGCACCAGCCTGGCAGGTGCCCCATCCAGCCTTCTATACTGAGCCACATGCGCAAGGAGGCGCATTTTATGTAGGTTGGTTTTCTTTTACGTAACATGTATGCTGCTTGAACATGCTTTCCCCCTTAACAGTCAGTTAGCATTTGAGGATTTCATAAAATTCTTCTCTGAGAAGAATACATGCCTGTGTTGGAACTGAGTGAGACTTTGTCTTTCAGGATACACTCAGCTCTGTGACTGGTGGAGTGTTGGCGTGATTCTCTTCGAGATGCTGGTGGGGCAGCCACCCTTTTTGGCCCCTACTCCCACAGAAACCCAGCTGAAGGTAGGAATTAACTAGCCCATGCATCTGCTTGCTGCAAACACACGTGGTTGTCTGATGAACCCATGAATCTCTGGTCGGCATTTGATCTTTCATTCTGAGTAGTGTAGGAGTGTcagttgtatatttttaaagtattattattatgacctatagaaaaagttttattttaacaagTAAACCCACAAAGTTAGACCTGTGTTTTGATGTATAGGTATTTCTGAAGTTTTACATGAACCATTGGCCATCTGCCATCTTGAACCATGAACAGTGAGAAGCAGTAAAGCTGCGCTGTACATCTGGTCTCTGCTGCCACATGCCTCCCTTGCAAAAAATACCGAGAACTTTATGAACTAGACCTAAAGAAATCAGTTATTTCTTTGGATGTTATACTACATTATACACTATCTACATTACTCTTTGCAGATTATCAGCTCTGTGGTCGGGCTAGTTGTACATATTTCTAATATCAGTTGGAAATAAATAATTACTCTGTCAATCATTTAATGCTAAATAGTTTTAGAATGAGAGAATGATAGCCAttattctctgaaataaatgattcGATTACTTAAGAAGGATTGAATAAAGAATCTGATGAAATCTTTGGAACTTTGAATAGTGCACTTAACCATCAACATAGGTGTTTACTAACAATTCTATCAAGTACCCATATGTCCCAGAGTCCATGTTAGACCCTAAATTAATAATCCCTTATTTAGAAAAACCCTAAATGAAGACTCTGGtaacaataaaaatggaatttgacATTATCTGTATCCTAATTGAATTGCTGAACCATTCTCTAATTTGCCTGCATGATAATAACCCAatgtttttattgtgataaaatttaccattttaaccatttttaattttacagttcagtggcattgagtgcattcacagtgttgtacaactATAACCATTACCtattttcaggtatttttatcatcccaaacagaaactgtacccattaagcagtaactccccattcctccctccaccAGACTCTGTAACCTCTCTCcgactttctgtctctgtgaagtTGCCTAGTCTAGAGCCCTCATGAAAGTGTAATaccatatttttcctttcatgactggcttatttgacttagcataatgtctttgagGTCCacccatgctgtagcatgtgtcagaacttccttcctttttaaggctgaagaataTACCAGTGTATGTGTACAgcacatttatttatccatcatcTGGTGATGGTCACTTGGGCTTTTTCTACCTTTTGGAGTGAACATGAGTACGTATAACAAGTATCTGTTGGAGtccctgcttttatttttgcggttatgtacccagaagtgggatgaccagatcatatggtcattctatgtttaactttttgaggaaccaccaaactgttggCCCCAGTGGCTGCATGATTTTGCATTCCCCTCATCCATGCACAAGGGGCCCAGTTTCTTCACATGCTCATCAACACTTATTTTacttgttgttgttattctaatAGAagtcatcctagtgggtgtgaggtggtatctcattgtggttttgatttgtatttcctgatgatAGTGATTGAGCCTCTCTTCGTGTGCTTATTTGACATTTGTACATCTTTGGAGAATGTTCAAGTCTTTAGCccttttttaatcaggttgtttttgttgttgaattgtagaATATATTCTGGATGTTAATCTCTGATCaaatatatgctttgcaaatatattctcctgtTCTGGGGGTTACCTTTCCATTCTGTTAATAGTGTCCTTTggtgcacaaaagttttaaattttgatgaagtccattttatatattttttgttttgttgcctgtgcttttggtatccaagaaatcattttcgaatccaatgtcatgaagattttcccctttgttttcttctgtgacttttacagttttagctttaCTAAAACAACTACTCAAGTTCAAACCAGCCCTCCCACCCATACGCCCACCTGCCTGCATGCCTTACCAATGCCCTGTCACCCCAGCCTGTAGCCTGATAGTTTGGCCTTGCTTTATTTTGATTCTAAGTATAAATAATAGAGAAGTCCCTTAGGTTTTCTCTTCATAGTAGATGCTCTTCATGACAAATGTATTTACTGAATATCCCGATGGCTGGTCTGTGCAGTTGACCGTCACGAACATAGGCCAAGGCCATAGGGTCCATCACCTTTATTCTTCTCTGTgaggttgtcttttctttttaaacaaaacccCAGTTGACCATCTCTTGGCCATAATAAGTACTGAATGAGAACCATGATGGTTCAATAGAAATCTGTTGTCATAAGCTAAAGAAATGACTCACAGATGATcagctatttcatttttatggaaatCACAAAATTCTTTTGCTGAACTGTATTTCTGATACAGTCTCTTTTGGTCTGTTTGGCTTCATCACCCGCTGCCTCAGGCTGTGAGCCCCCTCCTAACCTGCTCTGGCCTTTGATAGCTGCTCAGCTTTGCAACTGCTGCTCCTAGATCTAGTCTAATTGTTCTCCCATCgtgaaagtaaaattatttaaaagccaCGTCATCACACACTATCTCAGAACTGCCATAAATGGGccttaaaatgtgaaaagaaaggaaaactttggTTCTGTTGTCTCTTCAGGTGATAAACTGGGAGAACACGCTCCACATTCCAGCCCAGGTCAAGCTGAGCCCTGAGGCCCGGGACCTCATCACCAAACTGTGCTGCGCTGCCGACCACCGGCTGGGGAGGAATGGGGCCGACGACCTGAAGGCCCATCCATTCTTCGGGGCCATTGACTTCTCGAGTGACATCCGGAAGCAGCCGGCCCCCTACGTCCCCAAGATCAGCCACCCCATGGACACCTCAAATTTTGACCCCGTAGATGAAGAAAGCCCTTGGAACGATGCCAGTGAAGATAGCACTAAGGCCTGGGACACACTCACCTCTCCAAATAACAAACACCCTGAGCACGCATTTTATGAATTCACTTTCCGAAGGTTCTTTGATGACAATGGCTATCCCTTTAGGTGCCCAAAGCCTTCGGGAGCAGATGCTTCACAGGCTGAGGACTCTGATTTGGAAAACTCTGATATGGTGGATCAGACTGAAGGTTGCCAGCCAGTGTACGTGTAGACAGTGACTTGCCGTCCCCGACACTCTGCTTCTTCAGAGGTCCAGGGGGCCCAGAGCTGGTTTCCTGACAGGCCTGATGGAGAGTCGAGGTCAGCTTTGTTCAAGTTAGTCCGTTGGTTAACTTCACTTGAACTTCTGGTCTTcaccaaaaacccccaaaacaaacaaaaaagcttttttaaaaaggactcaAGTCTAGCAGATTCTGGTTgatgggagtggggggcaggtgtCAACATTGCTTTGAATTGGAATTGGCTTTTGAGGACCTTCACTGcattaaacaatatttttgaaaatttagtaCAGTTTAGAAAGAGCACTTATTTTGTTTATAGCCATTTTTCTTACTAAATTATAGGGATTAACTTTGACAAATCATGCTGCTGttattttctacatttgtattttatccATAGCACTTATTCACGTTTAGGAAAAGACATAAAAACTGAAGAACATGTGATAAGAAATCTCTGTGCAAtaatgtgtaagaaaaaaaaaagataacactgTTCTGATATTACTGATACCATTTTATTCACacaatggtttttgttttatatttttcccacATTTCAAAATTGTGATATAATGTtaaaagctgcttttttttttttgctttttgcataTTATAGTATACTAGAAAGTGTGAGCAAGGTGATTATGTGGGTGTGATTTCAGATGTCTGGTGTGTAGAGAGTACTGCATGAGCAGggtttttctattataaaatttcCATGTCTTGCCATTCACAGCAGGTTCTGTGAATATGTTTTTACTGAGTATCTTTAAATGAGATGTTCTAGACAGTTTGCTGATAACATATCGTGTGGGTGACTTCGCTATGATTGTATCCCTTACTGTTTTGTTAAAGAAATGCAGATGTGTAACTGAGAagtggtttttgtgtgtgtgtcttgggtATGATTGGATTCTTTGGGGGGTAAGCTTAAACATTTGTCATATACTAAACTCGTATACATCAAAAGGGATTAATTTAGCTATGCCAAAAAATTTAAGTTACTCATGGAACTCAGTCCATTCCGCTCGTCGGTACACTATCGCTGGCGTAGCTGATATGTGGAACCCAGCGGCTGCACCCCCGCTGCCGACACACTGCCGGCACCGAGCGGTCTGCCCGACGCCCTTCCTCCTGTCCGCTTAGACGGCGGAGGTACTCTTACCATGATGAAATCtaatgctctattttttttttttttggtgtgctTTGAAGTATCAGTCTTAACTTggttttaaaaacacacttttcTAATCTTTGTAAAACAGCAAGGATTATTCAAAGTGAcattggaataaaaaaataattaagccaTACGTATTTTCTTAGAGGTGTAGATGTATATATAACTACATAGATAAACACACAAAATATTCCTTATTTCAAATTAGTATGATTCCTATTTAAAGTGATTTATATCTGAGTAAAAAGTTcaattcttttttgcttttttaaaaatctgatgcgtcatatttttcattatattattccacatatttttccttgaattttttagCATAATGTATCCATTATTTAGTATATATCTAGGCAACAACACTTAGAAGTTTATCAATGTCtaaactaagaaaaaacaaaaaaaccaattcCTTGTGTACTGGTTTACATTTGTATGAATGGCAAATTCTGAAGTCTGCTGTGCTTGTATCGTGACTGTCAGTATTTCCGCTATTTTATAGTAACGCCCCGTTATTTACAGCGCTCTGACATACTCTCATGTGGTAGGTTCTTTCTCAGGAACTCGATTTAACTATTATTTATTGATATATCATTGCCTTTGAAAAGCTTCTACTGGCAcaatttattattaaaagtttGAATCCAGATCCTTTGGTGTCGTGTCATACCGGAATTTGTAATTTCCTGCTTttatcagtgtgtttctcagGGATCCGTATGCAGCCAGGACTGCCACCTGCTGATGGAAGGCACTGTCacaagagggaagggagaggagcctCCTCAGACAGGGTTCTGGCTCAGGGACAGGGGGTCAGGTGTGGGAAGAATGGGTTTTTAGGTTATACACAGAAAGTCCAGGGCAGGGTGAGGTTCTGTGACCTAGCTTCTCTTGCATAAGACGGTGACAAAATACACCTCACTAGGATCGTTGGGTGGATTAAGTGGGATATCAAATACATATGGTGGGTGATAAAATAAATCCTGATCAGGAGCTGATTCCCCCCCACGTGAGATGCTTAAACTGAGAGGACCACTGTAACGCCCTGACCTTTGGGCGTTAAcacatgtggggcgcctgggtggctcagtcagttaagcatctgccttcggctcaggtcatgatcctggagtcccacgatcgagcccctcatcaggcttcctgctcagtggggagtctgcttctccctctgcctctgccgctcaccctgctcgtgctctctatctctcacttttattttaaataaaatcttcttaaataaataaataaaatggttggtggaatttccagaaaatactttgttttctttcggTTCATCTTTTAAATGGTTATAATCACAtggtttaaaaatcaaaacatgtaAAAGGATATACAATAAAATGTCTCCTCCTTTTCCTAGCCATTCAATTCACTACTCACAGTTTCTTGTGTGTccttagagaaataaaactttatgcaTACACAGCACAAGAAGATGCATACACGTGCACATTTTAGCTCTTTTACACAAATGGGAGAACGTTATGAATACTTTCTGCGTCTGTTTTCTTCATCTGGCAATCTAAGTTAGCACTCATCATGCCTCAGTATACTATGTGGTATTTCATCACGAAGGTGGATTGTAATCAGGCCAAGTCCCGTAtcaatggacattttggtttctgatctttttctattataaataatgctggaatAACTAACCTCTATAGCCATTATTTTGTGCATGTGCAAATGCACCTGCAGGATCGAGTCCTAGAGGTGGAATTGCTAGGTCGGAAGTTAAGTGTATTTGCAAGTTTTATCGCCAAATTGCCCTGCAGAGATCTTGGGAGAAACTCTTCTATGGCTGTCAAAGACCCTGACCACTTTTCACGTGGACTATCAGGGTTGGGTTTGCAGTGAGCAACCTTGAGGGGCAAAGTAATGTCTCCCTCCAAGACAAAAAGAGCAAGCTTGCGTATTGTTTGCTATAAAAGGGGTAGATTGCTCAGGCTCAGTGTACCTCAGCAGAATCCCTCTGGGTCTCCTGTGCTTCCCCTGTGGGACCTGGCGGCAAGGAGATTCATGCAAACACGCTGATGCTCATGCTGCTTAATATACTGTGAGTAATAAAGTCCTGCGTGCCTGATGCTGGAGTCCCTTGTCTTATTTCAGGATTCATGATAGAGTAACAGGCTAACTTCTTAGCTTATAAGTAGGGTAAAAACAAGTCTTAGACCTGAAAACAGGTATTAGGCCAATATATACCCCCAAAGGAAATATATGGGAGTTATTTACTTACTGCTTTGCCAACTGCACAGTATATTATCATCAACCTTTTTGCTCTTTGTCCATCGACTAAGTTAAAATACGTGCATGTGTGTCTTGATGTACTTTGACATTCCTCTCATTTTGAAAGAGGTTGAGCATCTTTGTGTATGCTTAATATTCATGTGCATATCCTTAAAAAGTAATGGTTCTAATTTTATGCATCATTTGGGTGTTCGTACCTAAGAGAATCCTGAAAGATTTCCATTCACTTCC
Coding sequences within it:
- the LATS2 gene encoding serine/threonine-protein kinase LATS2 isoform X1 codes for the protein MRPKTFPATTYSGNSRQRLQEIREGLKQPAKSSAQGLPVGPNSDVSLATKVLGGKDASRQQQQMRATPKFGPYQKALREIRYSLLPFANESGTSAAAEVNRQMLQELVNAGCDQEMAGRALKQTGSRSIEAALEYISKMGYLDPRNEQIVRVIKQTSPGKGIAPAPVPRRPSFEGTSDPFPPYHQMSGAAYEGSNTLEEVPRQYMDFLFAGSTHGMPGGHQHQPKGYAANMEATGLTFPVGGPGGQALPLQGPHYRPHLLVPGEPLGYGIQRSPSFQNKEAGAYANLAAKGPAVQPGAGHAFPPTGAAAGLYVPHPHHKQAHQMHMMGSRGQVFTSDSPPQSLITPSRNSLNVDLYDLSSPSVQQWQSSTLSRRDSLQKPGLEAPPRQHVAFLPEGPVPSRTNSFNNHQQPVAVPIRAGVPSKTEPSMPSPNTITAVTAAHILHPVKSVRVMRPEPQTAVGPSHPAWVPAPTPGVESLDSKDEHPLPLGGASAYPLDVEYGSPDLRCPPPPYPKHLLLRSKSEQYDVDSLCVGMEQSLRGGQAAEPSERNDKSHKNAKGEKVGKDKKQIQTSPVPVRKNSRDEEKRESRIKSYSPYAFKFFMEQHVENVIKTYQQKVNRRLQLEQEMAKAGLCEAEQEQMRKILYQKESNYNRLKRAKMDKSMFVKIKTLGIGAFGEVCLACKVDTHALYAMKTLRKKDVLNRNQVAHVKAERDILAEADNEWVVKLYYSFQDKDSLYFVMDYIPGGDMMSLLIRMEVFPEHLARFYIAELTLAIESVHKMGFIHRDIKPDNILIDLDGHIKLTDFGLCTGFRWTHNSKYYQKGSHIRQDSMEPSDLWDDVSNCRCGDRLKTLEQRARKQHQRCLAHSLVGTPNYIAPEVLLRKGYTQLCDWWSVGVILFEMLVGQPPFLAPTPTETQLKVINWENTLHIPAQVKLSPEARDLITKLCCAADHRLGRNGADDLKAHPFFGAIDFSSDIRKQPAPYVPKISHPMDTSNFDPVDEESPWNDASEDSTKAWDTLTSPNNKHPEHAFYEFTFRRFFDDNGYPFRCPKPSGADASQAEDSDLENSDMVDQTEGCQPVYV
- the LATS2 gene encoding serine/threonine-protein kinase LATS2 isoform X2 gives rise to the protein MAGRALKQTGSRSIEAALEYISKMGYLDPRNEQIVRVIKQTSPGKGIAPAPVPRRPSFEGTSDPFPPYHQMSGAAYEGSNTLEEVPRQYMDFLFAGSTHGMPGGHQHQPKGYAANMEATGLTFPVGGPGGQALPLQGPHYRPHLLVPGEPLGYGIQRSPSFQNKEAGAYANLAAKGPAVQPGAGHAFPPTGAAAGLYVPHPHHKQAHQMHMMGSRGQVFTSDSPPQSLITPSRNSLNVDLYDLSSPSVQQWQSSTLSRRDSLQKPGLEAPPRQHVAFLPEGPVPSRTNSFNNHQQPVAVPIRAGVPSKTEPSMPSPNTITAVTAAHILHPVKSVRVMRPEPQTAVGPSHPAWVPAPTPGVESLDSKDEHPLPLGGASAYPLDVEYGSPDLRCPPPPYPKHLLLRSKSEQYDVDSLCVGMEQSLRGGQAAEPSERNDKSHKNAKGEKVGKDKKQIQTSPVPVRKNSRDEEKRESRIKSYSPYAFKFFMEQHVENVIKTYQQKVNRRLQLEQEMAKAGLCEAEQEQMRKILYQKESNYNRLKRAKMDKSMFVKIKTLGIGAFGEVCLACKVDTHALYAMKTLRKKDVLNRNQVAHVKAERDILAEADNEWVVKLYYSFQDKDSLYFVMDYIPGGDMMSLLIRMEVFPEHLARFYIAELTLAIESVHKMGFIHRDIKPDNILIDLDGHIKLTDFGLCTGFRWTHNSKYYQKGSHIRQDSMEPSDLWDDVSNCRCGDRLKTLEQRARKQHQRCLAHSLVGTPNYIAPEVLLRKGYTQLCDWWSVGVILFEMLVGQPPFLAPTPTETQLKVINWENTLHIPAQVKLSPEARDLITKLCCAADHRLGRNGADDLKAHPFFGAIDFSSDIRKQPAPYVPKISHPMDTSNFDPVDEESPWNDASEDSTKAWDTLTSPNNKHPEHAFYEFTFRRFFDDNGYPFRCPKPSGADASQAEDSDLENSDMVDQTEGCQPVYV
- the LATS2 gene encoding serine/threonine-protein kinase LATS2 isoform X3, which produces MSGAAYEGSNTLEEVPRQYMDFLFAGSTHGMPGGHQHQPKGYAANMEATGLTFPVGGPGGQALPLQGPHYRPHLLVPGEPLGYGIQRSPSFQNKEAGAYANLAAKGPAVQPGAGHAFPPTGAAAGLYVPHPHHKQAHQMHMMGSRGQVFTSDSPPQSLITPSRNSLNVDLYDLSSPSVQQWQSSTLSRRDSLQKPGLEAPPRQHVAFLPEGPVPSRTNSFNNHQQPVAVPIRAGVPSKTEPSMPSPNTITAVTAAHILHPVKSVRVMRPEPQTAVGPSHPAWVPAPTPGVESLDSKDEHPLPLGGASAYPLDVEYGSPDLRCPPPPYPKHLLLRSKSEQYDVDSLCVGMEQSLRGGQAAEPSERNDKSHKNAKGEKVGKDKKQIQTSPVPVRKNSRDEEKRESRIKSYSPYAFKFFMEQHVENVIKTYQQKVNRRLQLEQEMAKAGLCEAEQEQMRKILYQKESNYNRLKRAKMDKSMFVKIKTLGIGAFGEVCLACKVDTHALYAMKTLRKKDVLNRNQVAHVKAERDILAEADNEWVVKLYYSFQDKDSLYFVMDYIPGGDMMSLLIRMEVFPEHLARFYIAELTLAIESVHKMGFIHRDIKPDNILIDLDGHIKLTDFGLCTGFRWTHNSKYYQKGSHIRQDSMEPSDLWDDVSNCRCGDRLKTLEQRARKQHQRCLAHSLVGTPNYIAPEVLLRKGYTQLCDWWSVGVILFEMLVGQPPFLAPTPTETQLKVINWENTLHIPAQVKLSPEARDLITKLCCAADHRLGRNGADDLKAHPFFGAIDFSSDIRKQPAPYVPKISHPMDTSNFDPVDEESPWNDASEDSTKAWDTLTSPNNKHPEHAFYEFTFRRFFDDNGYPFRCPKPSGADASQAEDSDLENSDMVDQTEGCQPVYV